The sequence ACCAAGCTCAAGAGAAAGCATCTCTGCATCTATGCGCCTGCGGTAGCATTTTATATTTTCTGGAGCTTCACCTTTGCCGGTTATGCAATATATAGTTTTGAAATTTTGATTTTGTTGTGCCATACTGCTTAGTTCAGAAAGAAAAATTAGGTGTGAGGGACTGTGAGAACTGTAGAAAAGGAATATTCTGCGTTGGCTTTTTGTTTCGTGAAGGTATTTGATCATTGAAATTAATGGAGTTATGCCAACCCCCCCAGCGATAAAGACTGCATCAAGTGGGGAGGATTCATCGAGAACAAATTTGCCCCAAGGACCATCTATTTTTAGCTTGTCGCCAGGTTTTTTTTGAAATAAAGCTTGTGTGAATTCTCCATGTAGACTTAATGTTATGCGGATAGTAGAAGTTTGTAGGGGAGAAGAAGAGATAGAATACGCGTTTCGCTGGTTCCTGCCGTTTGGAAGTTCAAGTGAAATCATTACGAATTGGCCCGGAAGAAAATGAATAGGTTTGCCATCTAACGGAGAAAGATAAAAGCTTTTTACTTCTGAAGATTCACTAACGATTTTGTCGATTAAAAATTCTCTAATTGGAAGTGGCATAAAAGGCTCCCCCATTATTTACTTTCTATTGCTTTGTTTAGCTTGGCTATTAGCGTCTGTATCTGCTTCTTGTCAAGACCATGGGCTGCTGCCCCAGCTTCTATAGTTTCGTAAGCAGAAAGTTGGCATCCGATGCAATGAAATCCGTAATCAAAAAGGACAGGTAGTGCTTTTGGATATTTCATTGCAATTTCAAAAATGGGCGTATTTGCAGTAATCTTATTTGAGGCCTTATTTTTTTGAGGCATAATCTCACATTATATTATCTTTTTGCCGGTTTCTTTGTCTATTATGTGGATGACGTTTACAGGGCAAGAGTCAGCTGCTTCTTTATTTTCCTTATATTCAGTTTCATCTATTTCGGGGTTTCCTTTAAAGTTGGATTTTCCGTCCTCACCCATCTCCCATCTTGAAGGGCAGACGGCACAGCATGCACCGCAACCTATGCAATTTGGTCTGTCATGCTCCACTAAATATTTCTTTGCCATTTTCTACTCACCAGAGTTTAGATTAGTTGCAAATCTTTAAATGCATAATTACTTATTTAGGTACATGGATAA comes from Candidatus Anstonellales archaeon and encodes:
- a CDS encoding FAD-binding oxidoreductase, with protein sequence MPLPIREFLIDKIVSESSEVKSFYLSPLDGKPIHFLPGQFVMISLELPNGRNQRNAYSISSSPLQTSTIRITLSLHGEFTQALFQKKPGDKLKIDGPWGKFVLDESSPLDAVFIAGGVGITPLISMIKYLHETKSQRRIFLFYSSHSPSHLIFLSELSSMAQQNQNFKTIYCITGKGEAPENIKCYRRRIDAEMLSLELGQVQQKQYYICGPPPMVEGIVNLLEQMGVAYENIKNERW
- a CDS encoding ferredoxin; its protein translation is MAKKYLVEHDRPNCIGCGACCAVCPSRWEMGEDGKSNFKGNPEIDETEYKENKEAADSCPVNVIHIIDKETGKKII
- a CDS encoding DUF1858 domain-containing protein — encoded protein: MPQKNKASNKITANTPIFEIAMKYPKALPVLFDYGFHCIGCQLSAYETIEAGAAAHGLDKKQIQTLIAKLNKAIESK